In Miniphocaeibacter halophilus, the following proteins share a genomic window:
- a CDS encoding FAD-dependent oxidoreductase has protein sequence MKRIKAEIISIENTNEDYYSIKLKPLDEFSWKAGQFVIVKMPESKINGKDKRTLSIASAPEEGFIMLGTRTGENISNFKRELLSKKPGDIITIEGPMGMFVKKEEMCPMVLVAGGIGITPVRGLLKSLEDEIGNMMELVYSSKNYYMYLDDLKEISEKNNRLILHTTENRVETSKEIDRIIEKYGNEPYYYISGTMGMVQSIKDKLKENNIEKTRVIADTMIGY, from the coding sequence ATGAAAAGAATTAAAGCTGAAATTATTTCAATAGAAAATACAAATGAGGATTATTATTCAATAAAATTAAAACCTTTAGATGAATTTAGCTGGAAAGCCGGACAGTTTGTTATTGTAAAAATGCCGGAAAGTAAAATAAATGGAAAAGATAAAAGAACCTTATCCATAGCTTCGGCACCGGAAGAAGGTTTTATTATGTTAGGAACAAGAACAGGGGAAAATATTAGTAACTTTAAAAGGGAATTACTATCAAAGAAACCGGGAGATATAATAACAATTGAAGGACCTATGGGAATGTTTGTTAAAAAGGAAGAAATGTGTCCAATGGTTTTAGTAGCCGGTGGAATTGGTATAACTCCTGTTAGAGGATTGTTAAAATCTTTAGAAGATGAAATAGGCAATATGATGGAATTGGTGTATTCTTCAAAAAATTATTACATGTACTTAGATGACCTTAAAGAAATTTCCGAAAAAAATAATAGACTTATTCTACATACAACAGAAAATAGAGTAGAAACAAGTAAAGAAATAGATAGAATAATAGAAAAGTATGGAAATGAACCTTATTATTATATTTCCGGAACAATGGGTATGGTTCAAAGTATAAAAGATAAGCTTAAAGAAAATAATATAGAAAAAACTAGAGTAATAGCCGATACGATGATTGGATATTGA
- a CDS encoding sensor histidine kinase, whose product MKNNVSAKRLSLYFGIVLLIFSLIIGFIFFGIYKNQTIELQENLLIERAETIAENISTLDLGKGQMGGYGMYLKSINSIAGADAWVVDENLNVITSHSQMHNNTHSHENANGTGRMNRRNTENNEEDNLVEENIYDTEINLPENAEKIIKEALSGKVEVSEVFSDILGEQTITVGVPILANNSDNNQVVLLHSPVTGIEDAVKQGTKALLISLGIGLLIAILLSIYLSKVFTGPILLKEAEDIIKLENDRKNFLAQIAHELKTPITVMKSTLENFNIKENPTVEELQEYNSQVLGEVNSLQRLVGDLLDLTKLESPDFSIEISEIYLTDLIDDIIRSSRKLALGKNIKIIQENIPNIVINGDYGRLRQMFLIIIDNAIKFSKENSQIEIKGEKNKILICDNGVGIKEKDLKLVFNRFYKDNSEKNIKGTGLGLSIAKEIAEKHSSQLTVESQYKKGTCFIFNYEKILK is encoded by the coding sequence ATGAAAAATAATGTATCAGCAAAAAGACTTAGTTTATATTTTGGTATAGTACTGCTTATATTTTCATTAATAATTGGATTTATTTTCTTTGGAATATATAAAAATCAAACAATAGAATTACAGGAAAACTTATTAATAGAAAGAGCGGAAACCATAGCTGAAAATATTAGCACCCTAGACTTAGGGAAAGGTCAAATGGGTGGCTATGGTATGTATTTAAAGTCTATAAATTCAATTGCCGGTGCAGATGCTTGGGTAGTAGATGAAAACTTAAATGTAATAACATCCCACTCCCAAATGCATAATAATACCCATTCCCACGAAAATGCTAACGGTACAGGAAGAATGAATAGAAGGAATACAGAAAACAATGAAGAAGATAACCTAGTAGAAGAAAATATATATGACACAGAAATAAACTTACCGGAAAATGCAGAAAAAATAATTAAAGAAGCCTTATCAGGTAAAGTAGAAGTAAGTGAGGTCTTTTCAGATATTTTAGGGGAGCAAACAATTACCGTTGGTGTTCCTATATTAGCAAATAATAGTGACAACAACCAGGTCGTACTTCTTCACTCACCGGTAACAGGAATAGAGGACGCAGTAAAACAAGGGACAAAAGCATTGCTTATATCACTAGGAATTGGACTTTTAATAGCAATACTCCTATCCATATATCTATCAAAGGTTTTTACAGGACCAATTCTTTTAAAAGAAGCAGAGGATATTATAAAATTAGAAAATGATAGGAAAAATTTCTTGGCACAAATTGCTCATGAATTAAAAACTCCAATAACTGTAATGAAAAGCACCTTGGAAAATTTCAATATAAAGGAAAATCCAACAGTAGAGGAATTACAAGAATATAATTCTCAAGTGCTGGGAGAAGTAAACTCCCTACAAAGGCTAGTAGGAGATTTACTTGACTTAACAAAATTAGAATCACCGGATTTTTCAATAGAAATATCGGAAATATATTTAACGGATTTAATTGACGATATTATAAGAAGTAGTAGAAAATTAGCACTGGGAAAAAACATAAAAATAATTCAAGAAAATATTCCTAACATAGTAATTAATGGAGACTATGGAAGATTAAGACAAATGTTTTTAATAATAATAGACAATGCAATAAAATTTTCCAAAGAAAACTCCCAAATAGAAATAAAAGGTGAAAAAAATAAAATCTTAATTTGTGACAATGGAGTAGGAATAAAAGAGAAGGATTTAAAGCTTGTTTTTAATAGATTTTATAAGGATAATTCCGAGAAAAATATAAAAGGAACAGGCTTAGGACTGTCAATTGCAAAGGAAATAGCAGAAAAACATTCAAGTCAATTAACAGTAGAGTCCCAATATAAAAAAGGAACTTGTTTTATATTTAATTACGAAAAAATATTAAAATGA
- a CDS encoding SufB/SufD family protein — protein MNEVREHMLNTVADMSGEPTGAYNIRVNGKSEGRASTKNIQIESREDGKGINIYVKPGTKNEFAHIPVVIDNSGLVDMVYNDFYIGDNCDIQIVAGCGIHNDGTHLTQHDGIHTFHVGKNSKVKYVEKHYGEGGGSGENVLNPVTIIHLDEGSNLEMESVQIEGVNSTKRVTEATIADDASLTIKEIIMTSGTQSATTDFTVDLNGENSSVALSSRSVAKDNSKQYFYSVINGNNACTGHSECDAIIMDNAMVKAVPDVTANHVDASLIHEAAIGKIAGAQINKLLTLGMTEEEAEQEIVNGFLR, from the coding sequence ATGAACGAAGTTAGAGAGCATATGTTAAATACTGTTGCAGATATGTCTGGTGAACCTACTGGTGCATATAATATAAGAGTAAACGGAAAAAGCGAAGGCAGAGCCAGTACTAAAAATATTCAAATAGAAAGCAGAGAAGATGGAAAGGGAATTAATATTTATGTAAAACCCGGAACAAAAAATGAATTTGCCCATATTCCTGTTGTTATTGACAATAGTGGACTAGTTGACATGGTTTACAACGATTTCTATATTGGTGACAACTGTGATATACAAATTGTTGCAGGTTGCGGTATTCACAATGACGGTACCCATTTAACACAACATGACGGAATTCATACTTTTCATGTAGGCAAGAATTCTAAAGTTAAATATGTTGAAAAACACTATGGTGAAGGCGGTGGCAGTGGTGAAAATGTTCTAAACCCCGTAACTATTATTCACCTAGATGAGGGAAGTAACTTAGAAATGGAATCTGTTCAAATAGAAGGAGTTAATTCTACTAAAAGGGTTACAGAAGCTACTATTGCAGATGACGCTTCCTTAACAATAAAAGAAATAATAATGACCAGCGGTACCCAATCAGCTACTACCGATTTTACAGTCGATTTAAACGGTGAAAATTCAAGTGTAGCACTTTCTTCCCGTTCTGTAGCGAAAGATAATTCAAAACAGTATTTCTATTCTGTTATTAATGGAAATAACGCATGTACAGGACATTCTGAATGTGATGCTATAATAATGGACAATGCTATGGTTAAAGCTGTTCCTGACGTTACTGCAAACCACGTTGATGCTTCCCTTATTCATGAAGCTGCTATAGGTAAAATAGCCGGTGCACAAATAAATAAATTATTAACTCTTGGAATGACAGAAGAAGAAGCTGAACAAGAAATAGTAAATGGTTTCTTAAGATAA
- a CDS encoding ABC transporter ATP-binding protein, whose amino-acid sequence MLELKNIGYNATNEDGSIKEILKNVNLTVDTDSFVVITGPNGSGKSTLAKIIMGLEKPTTGQIFLDGKDITNLNITDRANTGVGFAFQQPVRFKGLTVRDLLRFASGKNLSTHEACDYLSQVGLCAINYVNRELNDSLSGGEMKRIEIAMLMARQVKLSIFDEPEAGIDLWSFNNLIEVFKKLKETTKGSIMIISHQERILDIADKVVVLANGTITAEGRKDEILPSLLSTQDICELYVKEV is encoded by the coding sequence ATGTTAGAACTAAAAAACATTGGTTATAATGCCACTAATGAAGATGGTTCTATTAAGGAAATATTAAAAAATGTTAATCTAACTGTAGATACTGACAGTTTTGTTGTTATAACAGGTCCAAATGGTAGTGGAAAATCCACCTTAGCTAAAATTATTATGGGTTTAGAAAAACCTACTACAGGACAAATTTTTCTTGATGGTAAAGATATAACCAATTTAAATATAACTGATAGAGCAAATACAGGTGTTGGCTTTGCTTTTCAACAACCTGTTAGATTTAAAGGTTTAACCGTAAGGGATCTTTTAAGATTTGCTTCCGGTAAAAACCTAAGTACCCATGAAGCTTGTGATTATTTATCTCAAGTAGGCTTATGTGCCATTAATTATGTAAACCGAGAATTAAATGATAGTCTTTCTGGTGGAGAAATGAAAAGAATTGAAATTGCTATGCTAATGGCAAGACAGGTTAAACTTTCAATTTTTGATGAGCCGGAAGCAGGAATAGATTTGTGGAGCTTTAATAATTTAATAGAAGTTTTTAAAAAGTTAAAAGAAACTACTAAAGGCTCTATTATGATTATTTCCCATCAAGAAAGAATTCTTGATATTGCTGACAAGGTTGTTGTTCTTGCAAATGGAACAATTACTGCTGAAGGTAGAAAAGATGAAATTTTACCTAGCCTATTAAGCACACAAGATATTTGTGAATTATATGTAAAGGAGGTTTAA
- a CDS encoding response regulator transcription factor, translating into MKILISDDNKKINENLASYLEKAGFETISAYDGEETLKVFEEENPDLILLDIMMPKKDGFEVCREIRKTSMVPVIMVTARGEDFERIMGLEIGADDYIVKPFSLEEILARIKAIIRRISFEEDKSQILEYDNLYMDLDSYIVKLNGEVIPLTKKETEILWTLASNKNKVFSRNNLLDSLWGYDYYGDTRTIDSHIKRLRAKLNKYDHPSWDIETIRGVGYKFEEKNEK; encoded by the coding sequence ATGAAAATTTTAATTTCAGATGATAATAAAAAAATAAATGAAAATCTAGCAAGTTATTTAGAAAAAGCCGGCTTTGAAACTATATCCGCCTATGATGGAGAGGAAACCTTAAAGGTATTTGAAGAAGAAAATCCGGACTTAATATTACTGGATATAATGATGCCAAAAAAAGATGGGTTTGAAGTTTGTAGAGAAATTCGAAAAACCTCCATGGTGCCAGTAATAATGGTAACGGCAAGAGGAGAGGACTTTGAAAGAATAATGGGCTTAGAAATAGGAGCCGATGACTATATAGTAAAGCCTTTTTCCCTAGAGGAAATACTTGCCAGAATAAAAGCCATAATTAGAAGAATTTCCTTTGAAGAAGATAAAAGTCAAATATTGGAATATGATAATCTGTATATGGATTTAGACTCCTATATAGTAAAATTAAATGGAGAAGTTATTCCCTTAACAAAAAAGGAAACGGAAATTCTTTGGACATTAGCAAGTAATAAAAACAAGGTATTTAGTAGGAATAATCTTTTAGACTCCCTTTGGGGCTATGATTATTATGGCGATACTAGAACTATAGACAGTCATATTAAAAGGCTAAGAGCAAAGCTAAATAAGTATGACCATCCTAGTTGGGATATTGAAACTATAAGAGGAGTAGGGTACAAATTTGAAGAAAAAAATGAAAAATAA
- a CDS encoding MarR family transcriptional regulator, with amino-acid sequence MLCEVISKYFNNLDSYLNDEKSPRDYGSGQLLYQSEINFINAIYNNPESNAMELSKKLNITRGAVTQYGNKLEEKGIVSRYLKEGNKKEKYYKLTDLGYKVVSGYIQYHKNANKEICNYLSSLTPEEISIITEFLDRISDLPVTKCNFDSGKCYFDNELLKEVI; translated from the coding sequence ATGTTGTGTGAAGTTATAAGTAAATATTTTAATAATTTAGATTCTTATTTAAATGATGAAAAATCACCAAGGGATTATGGTTCAGGGCAACTATTATACCAATCTGAGATTAACTTCATAAATGCAATATATAATAATCCTGAATCAAATGCAATGGAGTTATCAAAAAAGTTAAATATAACTAGAGGCGCTGTTACACAATACGGAAACAAGTTAGAAGAAAAAGGTATTGTTTCAAGATATTTAAAAGAAGGAAATAAGAAGGAAAAATATTATAAATTAACGGATTTAGGTTATAAGGTAGTTTCAGGTTATATCCAATACCATAAAAATGCCAATAAGGAAATTTGTAATTATCTTTCCAGTTTAACACCGGAAGAAATTTCTATAATTACAGAGTTTTTAGATAGAATATCTGATTTACCTGTTACGAAATGTAATTTCGATTCTGGTAAATGTTATTTTGATAATGAATTACTAAAGGAGGTAATTTAA
- a CDS encoding diacylglycerol/lipid kinase family protein, producing the protein MIYFIINPHASSGLGEKTWVELKKILDNRKIEYDFALTTREKRADFIADEISKGLTTPMTIGIIGGDGTINEVINGLKNFHLITLGIIPIGSGNDFVRSYGYKTSLQNYLEIILSPKKILNYNIGKIKNSYSERKFIVSSGIGFDAQITYTVNNSKFRKIFKNTPISKLVYIFSALKVIFEFKPVPFTVIEEEKTSIFNSPFFCVIMNTPYEGKAVKFCPDAKGYDDIFDFCMINTTNKFKLAFLILRAYSGKHVTNKDVYISKGKYFKIETSKDLHCHTDGEQVGKSNWAEFILLDEKIKVIVK; encoded by the coding sequence ATGATTTATTTTATAATTAATCCCCATGCTAGTTCAGGACTAGGCGAAAAAACTTGGGTAGAATTAAAAAAAATATTGGATAATAGAAAAATAGAATATGATTTTGCTTTAACAACAAGGGAAAAAAGAGCAGATTTTATCGCTGATGAAATTTCCAAAGGTTTAACTACGCCAATGACTATTGGAATAATTGGTGGAGATGGTACTATAAATGAAGTAATTAATGGATTAAAAAATTTCCATTTAATTACTTTAGGAATTATTCCCATTGGTTCCGGTAATGATTTTGTTAGGTCATACGGTTATAAAACTAGTTTGCAAAATTATTTAGAAATAATTTTATCCCCTAAAAAAATACTTAATTACAATATAGGAAAAATTAAAAATAGTTACTCTGAAAGAAAGTTTATTGTTTCTTCAGGAATAGGATTTGATGCACAAATAACCTATACGGTAAATAACTCAAAATTCCGAAAAATTTTTAAGAATACTCCTATTAGTAAATTAGTATATATTTTTAGTGCTTTAAAGGTAATTTTTGAATTTAAGCCAGTTCCTTTTACAGTTATAGAAGAAGAAAAAACAAGTATTTTCAATTCCCCTTTTTTTTGCGTAATTATGAACACTCCCTATGAAGGAAAAGCTGTAAAGTTCTGTCCCGATGCAAAAGGATATGACGATATTTTTGATTTTTGTATGATAAATACTACAAATAAATTTAAGTTGGCTTTTTTAATACTACGAGCATATTCAGGAAAGCATGTTACAAATAAGGATGTTTATATTTCAAAGGGAAAATATTTTAAAATTGAAACATCTAAAGACCTTCATTGCCATACAGATGGAGAACAAGTTGGAAAAAGTAATTGGGCAGAATTTATTCTGCTAGATGAAAAAATAAAAGTTATAGTCAAGTAA
- a CDS encoding ABC transporter ATP-binding protein → MLKNILKSVREYKRDSFLAPLFVSFEVILEVLMPFMMAWIIDKGLAKQDMAYITKIGIILIIMAILSLISGVLAGRFAASSSAGFAKNLRLDIFKKIQTFSFQNIDEFSTSGLITRLTTDVTNIQNAYQMLVRTVVRSPLMLIFALVMALRINFDVAMIFLIIIPFLGIILFLIILKAHPIFEKVFDEYDNLNKVVQENVSGIRVVKSFVREDEEIKKFDKMSLLIFNLFKKAEKIVIFNNPVIQFSIFTAIIFISWIGSTQIISETMTTGQLMSLITYAWQILNSLVMFSMLFVMIIIARTSMERISEVLNTNPNLVNGENPIEQVENGEIIFENVGFSYVDDKDKLALRDINFKIESGETVGIIGGTGTGKSTLVQLIPRLYDVTLGEVKIAGKNVKDYDLTVLRDSVAMVLQKNVLFSGTIKENLKWGNKNATDDEIIHACKLAQAHDFIMSLANGYNTVLDQGGTNLSGGQRQRVCIARALLKNPKILILDDSTSAVDTKTDASIRKAFREEIPNVTKIIIAQRIHSIEDSDKIIILDRGQIVAIGSPEELMKTNKIYQEIYNSQQKGGLFDEQ, encoded by the coding sequence ATGTTAAAAAATATTTTAAAATCCGTAAGGGAATATAAAAGGGACAGTTTTTTAGCACCATTATTCGTTTCCTTTGAGGTTATTTTGGAAGTTTTAATGCCTTTTATGATGGCATGGATAATTGACAAGGGACTTGCTAAACAAGATATGGCCTATATAACAAAAATAGGAATAATTCTCATAATAATGGCAATATTATCCTTGATTTCAGGAGTTTTAGCAGGAAGATTTGCTGCAAGTTCATCTGCAGGATTTGCAAAGAACTTAAGACTTGATATATTTAAAAAAATTCAAACTTTTTCCTTCCAAAATATTGATGAATTTTCTACGTCAGGCTTAATTACAAGACTAACAACAGATGTCACTAATATACAAAATGCATATCAAATGTTAGTTAGAACAGTAGTTAGGTCACCATTAATGCTAATATTTGCCTTGGTTATGGCCTTAAGGATCAATTTTGATGTGGCTATGATATTTTTGATTATTATTCCATTTTTAGGAATAATATTATTTTTAATAATATTAAAAGCTCATCCGATTTTTGAAAAAGTTTTTGATGAATATGATAATTTAAACAAAGTAGTACAGGAGAATGTTTCCGGAATAAGAGTTGTAAAATCATTTGTAAGAGAAGATGAAGAAATAAAAAAATTCGACAAAATGTCACTTTTAATATTTAATTTGTTTAAAAAGGCTGAAAAAATAGTTATTTTCAACAATCCGGTTATTCAGTTTTCAATATTTACAGCAATAATTTTCATCTCATGGATTGGCTCAACACAAATTATTTCTGAAACTATGACAACAGGTCAACTTATGAGTTTAATAACATATGCTTGGCAAATATTAAATAGTTTAGTAATGTTTTCAATGTTATTTGTAATGATAATTATTGCAAGAACATCCATGGAAAGAATATCGGAAGTTTTAAATACAAATCCAAATCTAGTTAATGGAGAAAACCCAATAGAACAAGTAGAAAACGGTGAAATAATATTTGAAAATGTTGGATTTAGTTATGTTGACGATAAAGATAAACTGGCTTTAAGGGATATTAATTTTAAAATAGAATCTGGAGAAACAGTAGGAATAATTGGTGGAACAGGAACTGGTAAATCCACATTAGTTCAGCTAATTCCAAGATTATATGACGTAACCTTAGGAGAGGTGAAAATAGCCGGTAAAAATGTTAAGGATTATGACCTAACTGTTCTAAGGGATTCTGTAGCTATGGTACTCCAAAAAAATGTATTATTTTCCGGAACTATAAAAGAAAATTTAAAATGGGGAAATAAAAATGCCACAGATGATGAAATAATCCATGCTTGTAAATTAGCTCAGGCCCATGATTTTATTATGAGTTTAGCAAATGGCTATAATACAGTATTAGACCAAGGAGGTACAAATCTTTCAGGTGGACAAAGGCAAAGAGTTTGTATAGCAAGAGCCTTGTTGAAAAATCCGAAAATATTAATTCTCGATGATTCAACTTCAGCTGTTGATACAAAAACCGATGCTTCGATTAGAAAGGCCTTTAGAGAAGAAATTCCTAATGTTACTAAAATAATAATAGCCCAAAGAATTCATTCTATTGAAGATTCCGACAAAATAATTATATTGGATCGTGGACAAATAGTAGCAATTGGCTCACCGGAAGAATTGATGAAAACAAATAAAATTTATCAAGAAATATATAATTCACAACAGAAAGGAGGATTATTTGATGAACAATAA
- a CDS encoding helix-turn-helix domain-containing protein — MTIGKNIMNKRKELGLTQKTLAENLNVSDKTISSWVNERTYPDIEMLIQLSDYLSLSLDELIKEDIEMVKNIDENVKDGKKWKKWNKLIIIAFVLLLVLLFITSQVKFA; from the coding sequence ATGACAATTGGAAAAAATATAATGAATAAACGAAAGGAATTAGGACTTACGCAAAAAACATTAGCAGAGAACTTAAATGTTTCCGATAAGACTATTTCCAGTTGGGTAAATGAAAGGACTTATCCTGATATTGAAATGTTAATACAATTAAGCGATTATTTAAGTCTTTCCTTAGACGAACTTATAAAGGAGGATATTGAAATGGTTAAAAACATTGACGAAAATGTTAAGGATGGAAAAAAATGGAAAAAATGGAATAAGCTTATTATAATAGCTTTTGTACTTTTACTTGTACTTTTATTTATTACTAGCCAGGTTAAGTTTGCTTAA
- a CDS encoding ABC transporter ATP-binding protein, producing the protein MNNNRGKTMKRLLKYVFGTYKIQSVVVAITIFISSISYLVGPLFVMYLIDNVITPLIGSQNPDLSHLIRTIILMGTLYYTGVIANYIYNRLMVNIGQGVLKRIRDDLFKHMQTLPIDFFDKNSHGDLMSLYTNDVDALRQMITQSIPDTLSSLITIVTVFIAMVIINIPLSILAVFMVIIMMFAAKAITSRSGKYFVRQQSDIANVNGFIEEMINGQKVIKVFNHENSTVEDFEKLNDRLCHSATNANRFANIMMPVVNNIGFIQYVLTAFVGSILIVTGFSAITVGTIASFLQLTRSFAMPFGRISNQANFIIMALAGAERIFNVIDIEPEIDEGNVTLVNAEIKDGDCTEADCRTRAWAWKVPVEDGFKYVELKGDVRFKDVTFSYDGKKTILHDINLYAKPGQKIAFVGSTGAGKTTITNLINRFYDIQKGQILYDGIDIKNIKKDDLRRSLGMVLQDTNLFTGTIMENIRYGRLDATDDEVRMAAKLANADFFINLLPDGYNTMLTDNGEGLSQGQRQLLSIARAAVADPPVLILDEATSSIDTRTEAIVQKGMDSLMIGRTVFVIAHRLSTIRNSNAIMVLEHGKIIERGDHEDLIKEHGTYYQLYTGALELD; encoded by the coding sequence ATGAACAATAATAGAGGGAAAACAATGAAAAGATTATTAAAATATGTATTTGGAACATATAAGATACAATCTGTAGTTGTTGCAATAACAATATTTATTAGTTCAATTTCCTACTTAGTAGGACCTTTATTTGTTATGTATCTTATAGATAACGTAATAACACCTTTAATTGGAAGTCAAAATCCTGACCTTTCACATTTAATAAGAACAATTATTTTAATGGGAACCTTGTATTATACAGGGGTAATAGCAAACTATATCTACAATAGACTAATGGTAAATATAGGGCAAGGTGTTTTAAAAAGAATTAGAGATGACCTTTTTAAACATATGCAAACTCTACCGATAGATTTCTTCGATAAAAATAGCCATGGGGACTTAATGTCACTTTATACAAATGACGTTGATGCTTTAAGACAGATGATTACCCAAAGTATACCGGATACCTTGTCATCCTTAATAACAATAGTAACGGTGTTTATAGCAATGGTTATAATAAACATACCACTTTCAATATTGGCAGTATTTATGGTAATAATAATGATGTTTGCTGCAAAAGCAATTACATCAAGAAGTGGAAAATATTTTGTTAGACAACAATCAGATATTGCAAATGTAAATGGTTTTATAGAAGAAATGATTAATGGTCAAAAGGTTATAAAGGTTTTTAACCATGAAAATAGCACAGTAGAGGACTTTGAAAAATTAAATGACAGACTTTGCCATAGTGCAACAAATGCAAATAGATTTGCAAATATAATGATGCCGGTAGTAAACAATATTGGTTTTATACAATATGTTTTAACTGCATTTGTCGGTTCCATTTTAATAGTAACGGGTTTTAGTGCAATAACCGTTGGAACAATAGCATCATTTTTACAGTTAACAAGAAGTTTTGCAATGCCTTTTGGAAGAATATCAAACCAAGCTAATTTTATAATAATGGCATTAGCAGGAGCGGAAAGAATTTTCAATGTAATAGACATAGAACCGGAAATTGATGAAGGTAATGTTACATTGGTCAACGCTGAAATTAAAGATGGCGATTGTACAGAAGCTGATTGTAGAACTAGAGCATGGGCTTGGAAAGTTCCTGTAGAAGATGGATTTAAATATGTAGAACTAAAAGGCGATGTGCGTTTTAAAGATGTAACCTTTAGTTATGATGGTAAAAAGACAATACTTCATGACATAAATCTTTATGCCAAACCGGGACAAAAAATTGCCTTTGTAGGTTCAACAGGAGCAGGAAAAACTACAATAACAAATTTAATAAACAGATTTTATGACATCCAAAAAGGACAAATCCTCTATGATGGAATTGATATTAAAAATATAAAGAAAGATGACTTAAGACGTTCATTAGGCATGGTATTACAAGATACAAATCTTTTTACAGGAACAATAATGGAAAATATTCGTTATGGTAGATTAGATGCAACAGACGACGAAGTTCGTATGGCAGCAAAACTGGCCAATGCAGATTTCTTTATTAATCTATTACCTGACGGTTATAACACCATGCTTACAGATAATGGAGAAGGATTGTCACAAGGACAAAGACAACTACTATCAATAGCAAGAGCGGCAGTAGCTGACCCACCGGTACTAATACTCGATGAAGCAACATCCAGTATAGACACCAGAACAGAGGCAATAGTTCAAAAGGGAATGGACAGCCTTATGATAGGTAGAACTGTATTTGTAATAGCCCACAGACTTTCAACAATTAGAAATTCCAATGCAATAATGGTACTTGAACATGGAAAAATAATTGAAAGAGGAGACCATGAGGACTTAATAAAAGAACATGGAACATATTATCAATTATATACAGGAGCCTTGGAATTGGATTAA
- a CDS encoding MarR family winged helix-turn-helix transcriptional regulator produces the protein MNQIYCGKKINILSKKIKWGFDQMAEKYGVTGGQARILHFIVKNGKNYEVYQKEVEEEFNLRRSTVTGILQLIEEKDLITRTISEKDGRVKKIKLTKKGIELQKKISVEINNYEKILIDGIKKEDLEVLSKVLDKIMNNIELNF, from the coding sequence ATGAATCAAATATATTGTGGTAAAAAAATTAATATATTATCCAAAAAAATAAAATGGGGATTTGACCAAATGGCTGAAAAGTACGGTGTAACAGGAGGACAAGCTAGAATTCTGCATTTTATTGTTAAAAATGGTAAAAATTATGAAGTTTATCAAAAAGAAGTGGAGGAAGAATTTAATCTAAGACGTTCAACTGTAACGGGAATACTTCAATTAATAGAAGAAAAAGATCTTATTACTAGAACTATTTCTGAAAAAGATGGACGGGTTAAAAAGATTAAATTAACAAAAAAGGGTATAGAATTACAAAAGAAAATATCTGTTGAAATTAATAATTACGAAAAAATTTTAATAGATGGAATTAAAAAAGAAGATTTAGAGGTACTTTCAAAAGTACTAGATAAAATAATGAACAATATAGAATTAAATTTTTAG